One stretch of Kogia breviceps isolate mKogBre1 chromosome 18, mKogBre1 haplotype 1, whole genome shotgun sequence DNA includes these proteins:
- the HAS1 gene encoding hyaluronan synthase 1: MRQDVPKPSPAARRCSGLARRVQTIAFALLILGLMTWAYAAGVPLASDRYGLLAFGLYGAFLSVHLVAQSLFAYLEHRRAAAAARRAAARGPPDAATARSVALTISAYQEDPAYLRQCLVSARALVYPRERLRILMVVDGNRAEDLYMVDMFREVFADEDPATYVWDSNYHRPWEPAAAGAAGAAGEGAYREVEAEDPGRLAVEALVRTRRCVCVAQRWGGKREVMYTAFKALGDSVDYVQVCDSDTRLDPVALLELVQVLDEDPRVGAVGGDVRILNPLDSWVSFLSSLRYWVAFNVERACQSYFHCVSCISGPLGLYRNHLLQQFLEAWYNQKFLGTHCTFGDDRHLTNRMLSMGYATKYTSRSRCYSETPSSFLRWLSQQTRWSKSYFREWLYNALWWHRHHLWMTYEAVVSGLFPFFVAATVLRLFYAGRPWALLWVLLCVQGVALAKAAFAAWLRGCPPMLLLSLYAPLYMGGLLPAKFLALATMNQSGWGTSGRRQLAANYVPVLPLALWALLLLGGLVRSAVREARADWSGASRAAEARHLAAGAGAYVGYWAIMLTFYWVRVRRLCRRRAAGYRVQV; encoded by the exons ATgagacag GACGTGCCCAAGCCCAGCCCCGCAGCCCGCCGCTGCTCCGGCCTGGCCCGGAGGGTGCAGACCATCGCCTTCGCGCTGCTCATCCTGGGCCTCATGACCTGGGCTTACGCCGCCGGCGTGCCGCTGGCCTCGGATCGCTACGGCCTCCTGGCCTTCGGCCTCTACGGGGCCTTCCTCTCGGTGCACCTGGTGGCGCAGAGCCTCTTCGCGTACCTGGAGCaccggcgggcggcggcggcggcgcggcgggcGGCGGCGCGGGGCCCTCCGGACGCGGCCACGGCGCGCAGCGTGGCGCTGACCATCTCCGCATACCAGGAGGACCCCGCGTACCTGCGCCAGTGCCTGGTGTCCGCGCGCGCCCTCGTGTACCCGCGTGAGCGGCTGCGCATCCTCATGGTGGTGGACGGCAACCGCGCCGAGGACCTCTACATGGTCGACATGTTCCGCGAGGTCTTCGCCGACGAGGACCCCGCCACCTACGTGTGGGACAGCAACTACCACCGGCCGTGGGAACCtgcggcggcgggcgcggcgggcgcggcgggcgAGGGCGCCTACCGGGAGGTGGAGGCCGAGGACCCAGGGCGGCTGGCGGTGGAGGCGCTGGTGAGGACGCGCAGGTGCGTGTGCGTGGCGCAGCGCTGGGGCGGCAAGCGCGAGGTCATGTACACCGCCTTCAAGGCGCTCGGCGACTCGGTGGACTACGTGCAG GTCTGTGACTCAGACACGAGGCTGGACCCTGTGGCGCTGCTGGAGCTGGTGCAGGTGCTAGACGAGGACCCCCGGGTAGGGGCTGTTGGGGGTGACGTGCGGATCCTTAACCCTCTGGACTCCTGGGTCAGCTTCCTAAGCAGCCTGCGGTACTGGGTGGCCTTCAATGTGGAGCGGGCTTGTCAGAGCTACTTCCACTGCGTGTCCTGCATCAGTGGTCCCCTAG GCCTATACAGGAACCACCTCCTGCAGCAGTTCCTTGAGGCCTGGTACAACCAGAAGTTCCTGGGCACCCACTGCACCTTTGGGGATGACCGTCACCTCACCAACCGCATGCTCAGCATGGGCTATGCCACCAA GTACACCTCGCGGTCGCGTTGCTACTCGGAGACGCCCTCATCCTTCCTGCGCTGGCTGAGCCAGCAGACGCGCTGGTCCAAGTCGTACTTCCGCGAGTGGCTGTACAACGCGCTCTGGTGGCACCGACACCACTTGTGGATGACCTACGAGGCGGTGGTCTCGGGCCTCTTCCCCTTCTTCGTGGCGGCCACGGTGCTCCGGCTCTTCTACGCGGGCCGCCCGTGGGCGCTGCTCTGGGTGCTGCTGTGCGTGCAGGGCGTGGCGCTGGCCAAGGCGGCCTTCGCGGCCTGGCTGCGGGGCTGCCCGCCGATGCTGCTGCTCTCGCTCTACGCGCCCCTCTACATGGGCGGCCTCCTGCCCGCCAAGTTCCTGGCGCTGGCGACCATGAACCAGAGCGGCTGGGGCACGTCAGGCCGCCGCCAGCTGGCCGCCAACTACGTGCCGGTGCTGCCGCTGGCGCTCTGGGCGCTGCTGCTGCTCGGCGGGCTGGTGCGCAGCGCGGTCCGCGAGGCCCGGGCCGACTGGAGCGGCGCCTCCCGCGCGGCCGAGGCCCGCCACCTGGCGGCGGGGGCCGGCGCCTACGTGGGCTACTGGGCCATCATGCTGACCTTCTACTGGGTGCGGGTGCGGAGGCTCTGCCGGAGGCGGGCGGCGGGCTACCGCGTCCAGGTGTGA